Genomic segment of Shewanella sp. OMA3-2:
AAAACATGGAAAAAAAGTAAGTTTGATATTATTGGTAAGACAGATCATCAGATTTTTGATAAACGAACCGCTGATTTATTTATTGAAAGTGATAAACACGCTATATCAGCTGGAAAAAGTATTATTGTTGCTGAATGCGAAGACTTTGATTTATCAACTAACAAGGTGTGGTTAGAAACGGTTAAATCGCCTATTTATCGTGCTGGAAAGGCGATTGGGGTTTTGGGGTTTACCTGGAATATCGCCAAGCATAAAGCTGCTGAAGAGCAATTAATGCTGGCTGCATGTGTGTTTGAGAATTCACTTGAAGGGGTCATAATTACCGACGCTGAAGGTTTGATCTGTAATGTTAATCAGGCCTTTACGGATATCACAGGTTATCAACTGGATGAGGTTAAAGGTAAAAGTCCTAGTATGTTAAGTTCTGGTAGACACAGTAAGAGCTTTTTTTCCAAGATGTGGAATACCTTACTAGTTTTTGGTAAATGGCATGGTGAAATTTGGAATCGGCGTAAAAATGGTGCTGTTTTTCCTCAAGCTATAACCATCAGTGCTGTTTATGATCAAGACAACAGTGTGAAGTTTTTTGTGGGAATTTTTGCTGATATTTCTCTATTGAAACAAACCGAAGAAAAACTTAAAAATTTAGCCTATGTCGATCCACTGACTAATCTACCCAACCGAATGCAATTTGTGACTAATCTTGAGCAAGAAATAAATCATGCCGCACGAAATAACAAGCAACTAGCGGTATTGTGCGTCGACATCGATTTTTTTAAAAATATTAATGAAAGTTTAGGTCATTTGATTGGCGATGACATTATTGTCGAATTATCTAAGCGATTATCTTTCGCTTTATCGGACTTTGATATTTTGGCACGTCTGGGCAGTGATGAATTTGTTGTGCTATTACCCAATATTTCAGGCACAGATTCTGTTCTATCAAGTATTAGTCAATTACGACGAGTTTTTGAACGACCTTTTATTGTTGATAACTCACCGTCTATTCGTTTGACCGCCAGTATTGGAATATCTATTTATCCTAATGATGGGGTAGATGCCAATGGGTTACTTCGCAATGTTGACGCCGCTATGCACCGTGCCAAATTGAACGGACGCAATAGTTATGCTTTTTATAACGAGAGCATGACAATAGAGTCAATTGAGCAGTTAAAATTACAATCAGCATTACATCAAGCCATTATTAATAATGACTTTTATCTTGTTTATCAACCTAAAATAAATTTGTCTAATGGTCAAACTCAAGGATTTGAAGCTTTGATCCGGTGGACAGACTCAGTGCTTGGTAATATACCGCCTTCAGAGTTTATCCCGCTAGCTGAGAAAATAGGCTTAATTAATGATATTGGGTTATGGGTATTAAAAACAGCGTGTATACAAGGGGTTAATTGGCTGGCGCAAGGTAATAAATTTAGTCGGATCTCTGTCAATGTGGCCAGCTTACAGTTACAGCAAAGTGATTTTGTCGACAAAGTGAAGCAGATATTATTAACCTCTGGTTTATCAGCTAATTACTTAGATTTTGAAATAACCGAGTCATGTATGATGAATAATCAAGCTGAGGTCATTAAGGATCTTAAGCAACTGTCTGCTATGGGGATTACTATCAGTATTGACGACTTCGGCACAGGTTATTCTTCGTTAAATTATTTAAAAAAATTACCGTTAAATATCTTAAAAATAGATCAATCGTTTGTACGCGATATTCCAACTGATGTGAATAATACCGCGATTGCAAAAGCGATTATTGCACTTGGTCATGCTTTGAATTTACAGATAATAGCTGAAGGCGTTGAAACGGAAGAGCAAGCGACATTTTTACGCGATAGTGGTTGTGATTTTGCTCAGGGGTATTTGTACAGTAAACCTAAACTAGCTGCTGATTTAGACGATTTTTTTTAGCTGGTTAACCGTAAAATGATTAGTTCTATACAAAGTTGATTCACTAATAATCATTTTTGGCATGAGTTGTATGCCGACCCCGTTAAATCTGCTGCTGATTAACCTACATAAGACTTATCTTATGGTTTTTTGGGTTTATATTTTATGTTTACTCGCTCATAGAGTGACTTTTGTTTAGAATGTTGTCCTCATAGTCCTTTGGCCATTTGCTAATAGGAACTGATTCACACTGAGGTGGACTGTTTTTCCGCCTAGGAGCTTTAATGCAACTGTTTGTAAAAGATTTAACCGTAATCGACTTTTCTTATCTTTGCCCAATTCGCGGTATGATCGGCGAAAGCTGGATTGTTGATGTGCTGCTTGATGGTGGATTAGACGAACAAAATATGGTGCTTGATTTTTCTAAAGTCAAAAAAACCATTAAAAATACTATTGATGATGTTGCCGATCACCGTTTGTTAATTCCAACGGCGTGTAGCGAAGTTAGATGGCAACAGCAGGGTGACAGAGTATGGATGGATTTTGCCAGTCAAAAAGGCGATATTCATTTGGCTTGCCCATCGCAAGCCTTTGCGTTAATACCAACAGAAGTCATCGATTTTGAAAGTGTGAATGACTTTTTACAAAAAGCCCTTCGCGAAGCATTACCTGATAATGTGCAAGATATTAACATAACGCTACGTAATGAAGTGCTGAGTACGCCTTATTATCATTACAGCCACGGTTTGCGTAAGCATGACGGTAATTGTCAGCGCATTGCCCATGGCCATCGTAGCCCTGTGACCATATTTGAAAATGGTATTGCTGCGCCTAAATGGGACGAATATTGGGCTGAGCGCTGGCATGATGCTTATTTAGGCACTGAAGAAGATATTGTCCCTATTGCTGATCTTCAATTATCAAAACAAGCTAATGTCACAGATGATACCCATTACGGTTTTCATTATGTCGCGCCGCAGGGAGATTTTCAGTTAGCCATGCCTAAAAATTGTTGCGATATTATTCCCCATGACACCACAGTTGAGTTGCTGGCCGAATATATGGCAGTCACTTTGGCGGCTAAAGTGCCTGAAAGTCATTTTAAAGTGATTGCCTATGAAGGCATTGGCAAAGGTGCTATTGCTGTCAGAGGATAGACTTTAGCAATAGATAAAAGTCATCATTATTTGTTATATAGCTGTTTGTTATTTGGGGAAACCATAAATTGAGTACGATGAAATTGTCCGCGCTAGCTTGCTGTGCTTTATTATCAAGTGTGCTTATTTCTACCGCTAGCGCTGAAATTACCTTCCAAGGTCAATTTGAACAAGGTGCATTAGTGCGCGGCACTGTGCCTGTAGGTAGTGCTATTAAGCTCAATGGTGAATTGATAAAGGTTACACCGAAAGGGCAATTCGCTATAGGTTTTGATCGTGATGCTAAAGCTGAGCAAATGTTAGAGGTGACCTATCCAACAGGATTAACTGAGCTTAAGCCTATTAAAGTCGCTAGCCGTGAATATAAAATTGATCGTGTTACCGGTATTAGTACCACCATTATGAAGCCTGATCCGGTTGCGCAAAAACGTGCCGCTGAAGATGCTAAGCAAACCTTCGCTGCCCGTGAAACCTTTATTGAACAAGACGCTTTTATGCAGGACTTTATTTGGCCTGCAACCGGTCGAATTTCTGGGGTATATGGCAGTCAGCGTGTGTATAACGATGTGCCAGGTAACCCACATTTTGGCGTTGATGTTGCCAGACCAACCGGTACCGTGGTTGTGTCTCCTGCTGACGGCGTGATTACCTTAGCAGTAGCAGATATGTTTTATTCGGGTGGCACGTTGATTATTGATCATGGTTATGGTGTCAGTTCGACATTTTTACATTTAAGTAAGTTATATTCAAAGGTTGGCGATAAAGTCACTCAAGGTCAAAAGTTGGCTGAAATTGGTGCAACAGGCCGCGTGACCAGGCCACATTTAGATTGGCGTTTGAACTGGTTTCAAATGCGTTTAGATCCTGTCTCTATCGTGCCATCGATGTCGAGTGTGTTAGCTGCGGAAAAAGCAGCTAAAAAATAATGCTTTGATAGGCTAAACAGCATTAATAAGATTGTTAAAAATGGAGAACTCAGAGGTTCTCCTTTTTTATTGGTATGTATCTAGAAGGTCCACTTTACAGAGCGAAGCCTAGAAGGTCCACTTTACAGAGCGAAGCTTAGTCGCCTGTTAGTTCACCAATAACCGTAAAAGGTTAGGGCTTGTTGATCTTTCAAGGTTTTTTTACAGCGAATAGTTGGTCATTTGTACAAGTCAGAGACTTTGTGGTGTCGTTATTCTATATAAAAAGCCGATAACGCAGTAAAAACGATTAACAAACGCTGCACGAAAGGGTTGGCTAAAAACGTTTTACTCTTTGTTGAATGCATCTGTGTGAATAAAGAGTTGCTTAGATGTCTAGGCATCAATCCATTCGCTTCAATTAAAACGTTTTTAACTCGAACAAAATTCAACCAGCAAAGATCAACAGGCCTAGTTCGCTTGTTCACTGTCGATAATTTTTTGAATATCGTGAGTATGTACTTTGACACAAATGCCATTCGCCTTAAACGCGATGGTGGGGTTGGCCAAACGCTCGTTATCACCTTTAGGAGAGCTAAGTTTAACCTTTATATTCGTTTCCCCCGCTATTACAGCTGCAAGTTGCGGTATTTTCGCTATTAACTGGGATGCTAAATCATCACAGGTTTGCGCATTTGACGGAAAAACTAACTCCACATGCTCCCAACCTTCCACTGGATACATTTTATCTGATGGAAAGGGCAGTTCAACGCAGGCAATAGCTGTGGTCCCCATCAGCAAAGGTTCAGATAGTTTAATGATTAAAATGGGGCGACCATTAATCATATTATTTGAAATAATTTTACCTTGCTGAGCAAACTCATCTGCAAGTGCTTGGGCGGTTTGGTTATTATTGACACGTAAAGCGGCGTGATCACAAGCTAACGACAGCGAGGTTAATCCAAGCTGCTTGATAAAAGCTTGGATTTGTAAGCTAAAGTTTGGCCAAGTATGTTGTAAAATGCTGTAATTCATAAAGAGTCCAAAGGCTTGGGTTGTTTAGATGGCCTGTTGACTATGGCCAAATCTCAATGGGCGTGCCTTCATCAATCATGCGCCACAATTCATCCATTTCTTTATTGGTTACGGCAATGCAACCGTTAGTCCAGTTGTATTTTTGCGCCTCTTCAGGTGACATCGATGAGCGAGGGTTTTGACCGTGGATCATTATCATTCCCCCAGGGCTAATACCTAAAGCCTGCGCACGAAGCTTGTCTTCATCATTGGGATATGAAATATGGATAGATTTGTAAAATGCACTGTCAGGTTTTTTATAGTCAAGAACATATCGTCCTTGCGGCGTACGTTGATCGCCTTCTTTTAATTTATGTCCCTGTGGGGCATCTCCCATTGCAATAACGTAGGTTTTTAATACTTTGCCATCGCGCATAATTGACATACGAGATTCGGACTTATTGACCACCACTAAATCGATTTTAGCATGTGGCTGAACTGAAGAAGCACTGGCAAAAAATGGGCAAGTAATACTGAGGGCGAAAAACCAATAACGCAAGTGCATGATATCTCCGTATAATGAATATTATTATTTTTATAAAGCGTGTAAATTAGCTGTTTCACTCGGCTAATCAGTTAATTGAAATGATTTTAACGTTATCCGTTTGTAAATGGTATGGTTATGTCAGATATCTTTTTTCAGGGCTTGAGCTAAACGGGTATGAACGAAGCACACTTAGAAGACTCGCCGCTAAAACAGCGTTTGCGAACTATCATTTTTGGCACTGATACTGCTGAGGGTAAAGCGTTTGATATTGCGCTTTTACTCTCAATTGTCGCGAGTATATTGCTGATAAGCTTAGATACTATTGACAGTTTACATGCTGATTATGGTGAACTGATTCTCATTGGTGAATGGATATTTACCATCATATTTACCCTTGAATACGCACTAAGGCTTTATTGTTCGCAGAATCGCTTACATTATGCCCGCAGTTTTTTTGGCATAGTTGATCTATTGTCTATTTTGCCAAGTTACCTGGCATTGGTATTTCCTGGGGCAAATTTTGCACTGGCGATTAGGGTATTAAGATTATTTAGGGTATTTAGAGTATTAAAGCTACTGCGCTTTCTTGCCGACGGTAATTTATTATTAAAAGCCATGCTGCAATCAAGTCGAAAGGTGTTTATATTTTTCTTTTCGGTGAGCTTGATAATATTAGTGTTAAGCGTGGTTATGTATGTAGTTGAAGGCCCTAATAACGGTTTTAGCTCAATTCCTAAATCTATGTATTGGACTATTGTTACCATAACCACAGTGGGATATGGCGATATCACTCCACAAACGCCGCTAGGGCAAGCTATTGCTGCGTTAACCATGTTGATCGGTTATTCAATCATCGCCATTCCTACTGGTATTTTAACTGCCGAAATTTCTCAAGAAATGGTCAAAATACGCGATCTGCGTAAATGCAGTAATTGTGGCAAAAAAGGTCATGATAATGATGCCCAGTTTTGTAATCACTGTGGCAGTGAGCTGGAATCGCTGGCCTCGTTAACTCAGCCATAATGTTTTGTTCTTTATAGGCCAAATAATGCTGTATAAACCCAATAAAGTCGTATAAGTTAATCGCGATCATTTAAGAGGATATACATGACCACAGCCAAGTTTGTAGAAGGTCCGATTTTACGACATATATTAGTGATGAGTTCTACTGCCGCGGTGGGGATTTCAGCATTATTTGTAGTCGATTTATTAGATATCTTTTTTTTAAGTTTACTTGGTGAGCAAGAGCTTGCGGCTGCAGTGGGTTATGCTGGCACCATTTCATTTTTTACCACCTCGATTGGGATCGGATTATCTATTGCAGTAGGTGCTTTGGTTTCAAGATCAATAGGGGGAAAAAACAGTGCTCAAGCAAAACGCTTATTTTTAAACAGTGCCGTGGTGACATTCATTATCAGTGTGTTAGTGGCATTGATCATTATTAGTTTTATCCCTGAGTTACTCAACCTCGTAGGTGCCAAAGGTTATACCGCTGAACTTGCACAAAGTTATTTATATATATTAGTGCCATCGTTACCGGTAATTTGTCTTGCTATGGCACTGGGCGGAGCGCTTCGAGCAGTAGGTGATGCCAAGTTGTCGATGATGTCGACATTAACTGGCGGCGGCGTTAATGCGGTACTCGATCCGATTTTTATTTTTGTATTCGCTATGGGAATAGAAGGCGCCGCTATTGCATCGGTTTTATCACGCTTTGCAGTCTTGTTTATCGCAGGGCATGGGGTTTTGATTAAGCATCAGCTGGTTGGCAAATTTAACTTTGATGAGTTCAAGCAAGATTTACCGATTATTTTTGCGATTGCAGGACCAGCAATGTTAGCCAATATAGCAACACCAATAGGCAATGCGGTAGTGACCCGTGCTATTGCTGATTTTGGTGACAGTTATGTCGCTGGTTGGGCTATTTTAGGCCGGTTGATCCCGGTTAGTTTTGGGATGATTTTTGCGTTATCCGGAGCCGTCGGGCCGATTGTCGGACAGAATTTTGGGGCTAATGAATTCGAGCGAGTTAAACAAAGTTTGAATAAAGCGATTCAGTTCTGTGTGATTTATGTTGTCAGTGTATCGCTCATTTTATTCTTACTTCGTCATCACATTGTCAGTGGTTTTGATATGAAGGGTGATGCAGCAGAGCTGATATTGTTCTTTTGTCAGTATATCGCCGTGTTTTTCATTTTTTCGGGAATTTTGTTTGTCGCCAATGCCTCTTTCAATAACTTGGGCAAAGCTAAATACTCGACCTTTTTTAATGTGGGTAAAGCAACGATAGGTACGATTCCATTTGTCTACTTTGGCGCGCTGTGGGGCGATGTTTACGGCGTATTAATTGGTCAGGTAATCGGTTCAATTATTTTTGGTATTGCCAGGGTGATAATGGCCTACCGATTAGTGGATAAATTATCACATACTGCTATAGCTGAATTGTCTGCGCAGGTTTTTACTAAACCAGAAGCGTTACCTTTAAACAGCACAACTATCTCTTCACCATTGTCATCAGCATCTGCTCAAATGGCTCAGTTAGATGATGAGCCCCTGTGTAAGCAATTAGGTGGAACAGATGATAAACCTAAACCCACTTAAGCCTAATGAGTGTACGTAAGTTTGATGCAGATTCATTCAATACCCAGTGGTTTATCAATATACTGGGTACTGAATTAAATGATTATCAGTGTGTTAAGTGAATAAGTAATGTGATAAATCAGTGTTAGGTTCAATCGGCACTTCTTGTTGTTCTCCCTGAAACAAATAACCGAGTTTATTACCCACTAATGTCAGCTTATCACCAGCTAATTTAAGCGCAGTACCTTCTTGAATGGCAATAATAGGGGTGAGCGGATCCACTTGAGTAAATTCATACAAACGCTGGGCACGGGTTTCGCCATTATGTCCAGGTGCTTGATAATTACTGTAATGTGGATTGATTTGAAACGGCACCAGGCCGATAGCCGTAAAGGAAGGCGGCTCTATAATTGGCATATCGTTAGTGGTACGAATAGATAAACCAGCAATGTTAGAACCAGCACTCCAGCCCACATAAGGCTTGCCTTCACTGACCTGCTGTTTAATCAGATTAATGAGGTCATAGCGATATAATTCATTGATTAATTGAAACGTATTACCGCCACCGACAAAAATCCCATCGGCATCTTTTATGGCTTGCTTTGGATCGCCATACTCATCAATGCTACTAATACTTATGGGTAGGTTAGCTAAGCCTAGGCGGACTTTTTCTAAATAGTCACTGTAGCTCATGCCAACACCAGCATAAGGAATAAATAACCATTTTTGCCCAGCAACACACAATGGTTTTATAAGCTCAACAGCATGTTGTAAATAGGGGGTATCGCCCACTCTAGAAGCGCTTAGTAATAA
This window contains:
- a CDS encoding sensor domain-containing protein: MKQLADLVHTWQDKLLKLNTLTDAHFVMCFNDEVSVWAPKIISSNSLSVSQQDCLHQKLSPLLSIDSYASGLLSENIDITPFVHFSSLFFPALYNNVFAVFTIDDDSKANSLLFSLLVSQFESDLLAITANDTVRDQNFIVQEVIDSFDEHIWIKSTDGYYLSCNHSAEKTWKKSKFDIIGKTDHQIFDKRTADLFIESDKHAISAGKSIIVAECEDFDLSTNKVWLETVKSPIYRAGKAIGVLGFTWNIAKHKAAEEQLMLAACVFENSLEGVIITDAEGLICNVNQAFTDITGYQLDEVKGKSPSMLSSGRHSKSFFSKMWNTLLVFGKWHGEIWNRRKNGAVFPQAITISAVYDQDNSVKFFVGIFADISLLKQTEEKLKNLAYVDPLTNLPNRMQFVTNLEQEINHAARNNKQLAVLCVDIDFFKNINESLGHLIGDDIIVELSKRLSFALSDFDILARLGSDEFVVLLPNISGTDSVLSSISQLRRVFERPFIVDNSPSIRLTASIGISIYPNDGVDANGLLRNVDAAMHRAKLNGRNSYAFYNESMTIESIEQLKLQSALHQAIINNDFYLVYQPKINLSNGQTQGFEALIRWTDSVLGNIPPSEFIPLAEKIGLINDIGLWVLKTACIQGVNWLAQGNKFSRISVNVASLQLQQSDFVDKVKQILLTSGLSANYLDFEITESCMMNNQAEVIKDLKQLSAMGITISIDDFGTGYSSLNYLKKLPLNILKIDQSFVRDIPTDVNNTAIAKAIIALGHALNLQIIAEGVETEEQATFLRDSGCDFAQGYLYSKPKLAADLDDFF
- a CDS encoding 6-carboxytetrahydropterin synthase, whose translation is MQLFVKDLTVIDFSYLCPIRGMIGESWIVDVLLDGGLDEQNMVLDFSKVKKTIKNTIDDVADHRLLIPTACSEVRWQQQGDRVWMDFASQKGDIHLACPSQAFALIPTEVIDFESVNDFLQKALREALPDNVQDINITLRNEVLSTPYYHYSHGLRKHDGNCQRIAHGHRSPVTIFENGIAAPKWDEYWAERWHDAYLGTEEDIVPIADLQLSKQANVTDDTHYGFHYVAPQGDFQLAMPKNCCDIIPHDTTVELLAEYMAVTLAAKVPESHFKVIAYEGIGKGAIAVRG
- a CDS encoding M23 family metallopeptidase; this translates as MKLSALACCALLSSVLISTASAEITFQGQFEQGALVRGTVPVGSAIKLNGELIKVTPKGQFAIGFDRDAKAEQMLEVTYPTGLTELKPIKVASREYKIDRVTGISTTIMKPDPVAQKRAAEDAKQTFAARETFIEQDAFMQDFIWPATGRISGVYGSQRVYNDVPGNPHFGVDVARPTGTVVVSPADGVITLAVADMFYSGGTLIIDHGYGVSSTFLHLSKLYSKVGDKVTQGQKLAEIGATGRVTRPHLDWRLNWFQMRLDPVSIVPSMSSVLAAEKAAKK
- a CDS encoding VOC family protein; this translates as MNYSILQHTWPNFSLQIQAFIKQLGLTSLSLACDHAALRVNNNQTAQALADEFAQQGKIISNNMINGRPILIIKLSEPLLMGTTAIACVELPFPSDKMYPVEGWEHVELVFPSNAQTCDDLASQLIAKIPQLAAVIAGETNIKVKLSSPKGDNERLANPTIAFKANGICVKVHTHDIQKIIDSEQAN
- a CDS encoding L,D-transpeptidase family protein — protein: MHLRYWFFALSITCPFFASASSVQPHAKIDLVVVNKSESRMSIMRDGKVLKTYVIAMGDAPQGHKLKEGDQRTPQGRYVLDYKKPDSAFYKSIHISYPNDEDKLRAQALGISPGGMIMIHGQNPRSSMSPEEAQKYNWTNGCIAVTNKEMDELWRMIDEGTPIEIWP
- a CDS encoding ion transporter yields the protein MNEAHLEDSPLKQRLRTIIFGTDTAEGKAFDIALLLSIVASILLISLDTIDSLHADYGELILIGEWIFTIIFTLEYALRLYCSQNRLHYARSFFGIVDLLSILPSYLALVFPGANFALAIRVLRLFRVFRVLKLLRFLADGNLLLKAMLQSSRKVFIFFFSVSLIILVLSVVMYVVEGPNNGFSSIPKSMYWTIVTITTVGYGDITPQTPLGQAIAALTMLIGYSIIAIPTGILTAEISQEMVKIRDLRKCSNCGKKGHDNDAQFCNHCGSELESLASLTQP
- a CDS encoding MATE family efflux transporter — encoded protein: MTTAKFVEGPILRHILVMSSTAAVGISALFVVDLLDIFFLSLLGEQELAAAVGYAGTISFFTTSIGIGLSIAVGALVSRSIGGKNSAQAKRLFLNSAVVTFIISVLVALIIISFIPELLNLVGAKGYTAELAQSYLYILVPSLPVICLAMALGGALRAVGDAKLSMMSTLTGGGVNAVLDPIFIFVFAMGIEGAAIASVLSRFAVLFIAGHGVLIKHQLVGKFNFDEFKQDLPIIFAIAGPAMLANIATPIGNAVVTRAIADFGDSYVAGWAILGRLIPVSFGMIFALSGAVGPIVGQNFGANEFERVKQSLNKAIQFCVIYVVSVSLILFLLRHHIVSGFDMKGDAAELILFFCQYIAVFFIFSGILFVANASFNNLGKAKYSTFFNVGKATIGTIPFVYFGALWGDVYGVLIGQVIGSIIFGIARVIMAYRLVDKLSHTAIAELSAQVFTKPEALPLNSTTISSPLSSASAQMAQLDDEPLCKQLGGTDDKPKPT
- the pepE gene encoding dipeptidase PepE, translating into MPVNVLLLSASRVGDTPYLQHAVELIKPLCVAGQKWLFIPYAGVGMSYSDYLEKVRLGLANLPISISSIDEYGDPKQAIKDADGIFVGGGNTFQLINELYRYDLINLIKQQVSEGKPYVGWSAGSNIAGLSIRTTNDMPIIEPPSFTAIGLVPFQINPHYSNYQAPGHNGETRAQRLYEFTQVDPLTPIIAIQEGTALKLAGDKLTLVGNKLGYLFQGEQQEVPIEPNTDLSHYLFT